In Numidum massiliense, a single genomic region encodes these proteins:
- a CDS encoding TM1812 family CRISPR-associated protein, producing the protein MFDAIMNEIENGDDIYFDVTHSFRTNPVVALIVLNYARFLKRATIGKMMYGWIEELGSFPEIKAMNVVERLAPIVDFTNMALLLDWTNGVDQYLRTGDASKIKELTEGEAQRFFTRDANESDKVDKEDRRQFGKLQKLANRMEQTSLAFQTCRGRSYIDKIRELRREVERVKQLKTKHVRPLLPLVDEIEAKYADFTDDEVMNSYYAVSWCVDHGLIQLAYTLLQEYVISIVCLQINWLG; encoded by the coding sequence TTGTTCGACGCGATTATGAACGAAATTGAAAACGGTGACGACATTTATTTTGACGTTACGCACAGTTTTCGTACCAATCCAGTAGTTGCCCTTATCGTCCTTAACTATGCGCGCTTTTTGAAGCGGGCGACAATTGGAAAGATGATGTATGGGTGGATCGAAGAGTTGGGAAGTTTCCCCGAGATCAAGGCGATGAATGTTGTGGAGCGGTTGGCACCGATTGTCGATTTCACGAACATGGCCTTGCTACTCGACTGGACGAACGGGGTCGACCAATATTTGCGGACAGGTGACGCGTCCAAAATTAAAGAACTGACGGAAGGTGAGGCGCAGCGGTTTTTCACACGCGATGCTAACGAATCCGACAAAGTCGATAAAGAAGACCGCAGGCAGTTCGGGAAACTACAGAAGTTGGCCAATCGCATGGAACAAACGAGTTTGGCCTTTCAAACGTGCCGTGGTCGGTCATACATCGATAAAATACGCGAACTCAGGCGAGAGGTTGAGCGTGTGAAGCAGCTTAAAACGAAGCACGTGCGCCCACTCCTACCGCTCGTCGACGAAATTGAGGCAAAATACGCTGACTTCACCGACGATGAAGTAATGAACAGTTATTACGCTGTGAGCTGGTGTGTCGATCACGGTTTGATTCAACTGGCGTACACATTACTTCAGGAGTACGTCATCTCTATCGTTTGTTTGCAAATTAACTGGCTTGGATGA
- the cmr6 gene encoding type III-B CRISPR module RAMP protein Cmr6, whose product MYAHPRDTREASRPIEKQSHNNAKYSDHMWYAVHYDQMTFEKGKYEAKKVIAPVKPTEGLKQLVKQAMVQRFNALLDVADEQHVRVLEGKPTSALVHGLGGGHVCETSLTVHPVYGVPYIPASSIKGVVRRWYIEAFLDGREKNLLEGDGESAQLGRIVFGSQERKGAVQFTDLFFHEQLELKPDVLTPHFPDYYNRKKSATDDQDPNPITFYAVNASSAEWYFMIPKATVASIDGQAIASEALADLVVSWTARALTELGIGSKTASGYGRFSSVIDVTEERLAGQLKKREEERRLRKERLAEERRAREAARKAEEERQRLAKMSPRERLLYDIGQLGEGPEDIEKSKGELYTRIVEANDVDVATALREYWRTTGQWKVKNKKSKQFAKVQDIKKILGE is encoded by the coding sequence ATGTACGCACATCCGCGGGACACGCGAGAAGCGAGCCGACCAATCGAAAAGCAGAGCCACAATAATGCAAAATATTCAGACCATATGTGGTACGCCGTTCACTATGACCAAATGACGTTTGAGAAGGGTAAGTATGAGGCGAAGAAAGTCATCGCGCCGGTTAAACCGACCGAGGGTCTTAAACAACTCGTCAAGCAGGCGATGGTGCAGCGGTTTAACGCCCTCCTAGACGTTGCAGACGAGCAACACGTGCGAGTGTTGGAAGGGAAACCAACATCAGCACTTGTTCACGGGCTAGGCGGAGGGCACGTCTGTGAGACGTCCCTCACCGTACACCCCGTGTACGGCGTCCCCTACATTCCAGCTTCCAGTATTAAAGGGGTGGTGCGGCGCTGGTATATCGAAGCGTTTCTCGACGGCAGGGAGAAGAACTTGTTAGAAGGTGACGGCGAGTCGGCTCAGTTGGGGCGCATTGTGTTTGGAAGTCAAGAGCGCAAAGGGGCGGTGCAGTTTACTGACCTCTTTTTTCACGAGCAACTAGAGTTAAAGCCCGATGTGCTGACTCCACACTTTCCAGATTACTATAACAGGAAGAAATCGGCGACAGATGATCAAGATCCGAACCCGATCACATTTTATGCTGTTAATGCGTCGTCGGCGGAGTGGTATTTTATGATTCCGAAAGCGACGGTTGCTTCCATAGACGGACAGGCGATTGCTAGCGAAGCGCTAGCCGATTTAGTCGTATCGTGGACGGCGCGCGCGTTAACGGAACTCGGGATTGGCTCCAAGACGGCCTCCGGTTACGGTCGGTTTTCGTCAGTGATAGATGTGACAGAAGAGAGACTGGCCGGGCAACTGAAAAAGCGGGAAGAAGAACGTCGGTTGCGGAAAGAGCGGCTCGCCGAGGAACGCCGCGCGCGGGAAGCCGCACGAAAAGCGGAGGAAGAACGACAGCGATTAGCAAAAATGTCACCGCGTGAACGGCTCCTTTACGATATAGGGCAACTCGGTGAGGGGCCAGAAGACATTGAAAAAAGTAAAGGTGAGCTGTACACGCGCATCGTCGAGGCTAACGATGTAGACGTTGCCACCGCATTGAGAGAATACTGGCGCACAACAGGACAATGGAAAGTGAAGAATAAGAAGTCGAAGCAATTCGCTAAGGTACAGGATATCAAGAAAATACTAGGGGAATAA
- a CDS encoding CRISPR-associated protein produces the protein MTINNGEILFVKSVKDGIPNRDPLQDSDARRLFPEEDGRISLSDVSIKRDVRDYVIDAEPDGGEAGNNFIFVQQKVNDKGKLLGRGSLADLIAKTVNKEKEAKTDMKNVLLEHSFDVRTFGIVYSVKPKFHLTGPVQFGWAHSLHPVDSQYVQGTVVMPSADVKDGEEGKTQGTIWTSYVVPFAVFAMPGVINAKIAAQTGMTADDQELLLKALWQGTQHRQARGRGQQQPLLLAHVEYRDPFFRIGYLEDLISLNPGEDAWRSAGKRPSSLKDISIQLQPLLETVKQYGDKIARVRVWVHPSVTVDGDISTFQQPLW, from the coding sequence ATGACAATTAATAATGGAGAAATTTTGTTCGTTAAATCGGTGAAGGACGGGATACCGAACCGGGATCCGCTACAAGACAGTGACGCGCGCCGCTTGTTTCCAGAAGAGGACGGGCGGATTTCGCTGAGCGATGTCAGTATCAAGCGAGACGTGCGCGATTATGTCATTGACGCCGAGCCGGACGGAGGCGAAGCAGGCAACAATTTCATCTTCGTCCAACAAAAAGTGAATGACAAAGGGAAATTGTTAGGGCGTGGAAGCTTAGCTGACTTAATTGCCAAGACGGTTAACAAAGAAAAAGAAGCTAAAACCGATATGAAGAATGTGCTACTCGAACACAGTTTTGACGTGCGTACCTTCGGGATCGTCTACTCGGTTAAGCCGAAGTTTCACTTGACGGGTCCGGTGCAGTTTGGCTGGGCACATTCGTTACACCCCGTAGATAGTCAATACGTGCAAGGCACTGTCGTCATGCCGAGTGCGGACGTGAAAGACGGGGAAGAAGGGAAGACACAAGGGACGATTTGGACGAGCTATGTCGTGCCTTTCGCCGTGTTTGCGATGCCAGGCGTGATCAACGCGAAGATTGCCGCGCAGACCGGTATGACTGCGGATGATCAAGAGTTACTATTGAAGGCGTTGTGGCAGGGCACACAACATCGGCAGGCGCGAGGTCGGGGTCAACAGCAACCACTTTTACTCGCTCACGTCGAGTACCGCGACCCGTTCTTCCGCATCGGCTACCTTGAAGATTTAATTTCGTTAAATCCGGGTGAAGACGCATGGCGTAGTGCGGGTAAACGTCCGTCGTCGCTTAAAGACATTTCTATACAATTGCAACCGTTGTTGGAGACCGTAAAACAATACGGAGATAAAATTGCCCGCGTCAGAGTTTGGGTGCATCCGTCCGTGACTGTCGATGGCGATATATCTACGTTCCAACAACCTTTGTGGTAG
- the cmr4 gene encoding type III-B CRISPR module RAMP protein Cmr4 — MYTKAKPFLLHAITSVHAGSGSEIGIVDLPIQREKHTGYPKVESSSLKGAIRFQTEGSCTSEQEKKKFELVFGAKPRTENDTGDTSNANETQASAIAFSDARILLFPVRSLRGVFTWITCPHVLKRFNDERKVYANGNVVEELVVPDVSSDASVYPVSSDHILVGNDKLILEEYTFHATVDEEAQILARQISQMLGDHLSIDVAQRIAVLSDSDFSDFVKLSTEVNARIKVGDNGTVDSGALWYEENVPPEAVFYSFLFIGNVRGKGIDGMQTAADVAQFMVEDENFPAVFQLGGNYTIGKGMMRRIWLAEDGQ; from the coding sequence GTGTACACAAAAGCTAAACCGTTTTTGCTTCATGCCATTACTTCTGTCCATGCAGGTAGCGGTAGTGAAATTGGCATTGTAGACTTACCGATTCAGCGGGAAAAACATACGGGGTACCCGAAAGTTGAGAGTTCGTCACTCAAAGGGGCCATTCGTTTTCAAACAGAAGGTAGCTGTACGTCTGAGCAGGAAAAGAAGAAATTTGAACTCGTGTTCGGTGCGAAACCGCGGACAGAAAATGATACCGGCGATACAAGCAATGCCAACGAGACGCAAGCGAGCGCGATCGCCTTTAGCGACGCCCGCATCTTATTGTTCCCCGTTCGCTCCTTGCGCGGCGTGTTCACATGGATTACGTGTCCACACGTGCTTAAGCGGTTTAACGATGAACGGAAAGTATACGCAAACGGTAACGTAGTGGAAGAGTTGGTCGTTCCCGACGTTAGTTCTGATGCTAGCGTTTATCCCGTATCCTCGGATCACATTTTAGTGGGGAACGACAAGCTCATACTCGAGGAGTATACGTTCCATGCGACGGTGGACGAAGAAGCCCAAATACTGGCGCGGCAAATTTCGCAAATGCTCGGCGATCACTTGTCGATCGACGTGGCACAACGGATAGCGGTACTGAGCGACAGCGACTTTAGTGACTTTGTAAAATTATCGACGGAAGTGAACGCGCGCATCAAAGTTGGCGACAACGGTACCGTAGACAGCGGCGCGCTCTGGTATGAAGAGAACGTCCCGCCGGAAGCAGTGTTTTACAGTTTCCTTTTTATCGGCAACGTGCGCGGAAAAGGGATCGATGGCATGCAGACGGCCGCGGACGTCGCGCAGTTTATGGTGGAAGATGAGAACTTCCCTGCGGTATTCCAGCTCGGCGGCAACTATACGATCGGTAAAGGTATGATGCGGAGAATATGGTTAGCGGAGGACGGACAATGA
- a CDS encoding type III-B CRISPR module-associated Cmr3 family protein: MKRLRLKPVDTFFFKGHATADAGVHTVADGMFPPRSNTVYGALRAAYIHQHSTFEDFAAGKDDAVKEWMGTPESFGSFRQALLLLMKNDELLLPLPLDCQVLKEEKLEVHPLTLTPDDLPSSNNASLWRLRASSNKKSASAAGKFVPMRDWKKLLLSGESTEFLLAAADLIQRSPKVGIHLNKERRAEKHYFYQQQMLTMVGGCQLAVYADPCPDFADVPFARLGAESRPWTIAEEDHSWTLWEEEELAQLRQQLAATKLARIVLLSPAVWGNGSRPGSFNEETKEIELSNGLRAEVLTAAVGRPDMYGGWDIVKHRPKERRQMVPAGTVLYVRIAEADIDRFIALANGFTLTDEGAHEGFGFAVAAGVPNL; encoded by the coding sequence GTGAAACGTCTCAGACTAAAACCAGTAGACACATTCTTTTTTAAGGGGCACGCAACGGCGGACGCTGGTGTACATACAGTTGCTGACGGCATGTTTCCACCGCGCTCGAACACTGTATACGGGGCGTTGCGCGCCGCCTATATTCACCAGCACAGCACATTCGAGGATTTTGCAGCAGGTAAGGATGATGCCGTTAAGGAATGGATGGGCACTCCAGAATCGTTCGGTTCATTTCGACAAGCGTTGCTGTTATTAATGAAGAATGACGAGTTACTGTTGCCGTTACCGCTCGACTGTCAGGTGTTAAAGGAAGAAAAACTAGAAGTACACCCACTGACGTTAACCCCCGACGACCTACCGTCGTCGAACAACGCGTCACTGTGGCGTTTACGGGCGTCGTCCAACAAAAAGTCGGCGAGTGCGGCGGGGAAATTTGTGCCGATGAGGGATTGGAAAAAACTTTTATTATCTGGGGAGTCGACGGAATTTCTTCTGGCAGCCGCCGACCTGATTCAACGCAGTCCAAAGGTAGGCATTCACCTCAATAAGGAACGCCGTGCGGAAAAGCATTATTTTTACCAGCAACAAATGCTTACGATGGTCGGCGGCTGCCAGTTGGCAGTGTATGCCGATCCGTGCCCAGACTTTGCCGACGTTCCGTTTGCGCGGTTAGGTGCCGAGAGCCGTCCGTGGACAATTGCCGAAGAAGATCATTCGTGGACACTGTGGGAAGAGGAGGAACTCGCACAATTGCGCCAGCAACTTGCCGCAACGAAGCTCGCGCGCATCGTGTTGCTTTCGCCGGCGGTGTGGGGCAACGGGTCGCGGCCAGGTTCCTTTAATGAAGAAACGAAGGAAATTGAATTGTCGAATGGGTTGCGAGCAGAGGTACTTACTGCTGCCGTCGGGCGACCAGACATGTACGGTGGCTGGGACATCGTGAAACATCGGCCGAAAGAGCGGCGACAGATGGTACCAGCTGGTACGGTGTTGTACGTGCGGATCGCCGAGGCCGACATTGACCGCTTTATCGCTTTGGCTAACGGGTTTACGTTAACGGATGAAGGGGCACATGAAGGGTTCGGATTCGCGGTCGCTGCGGGTGTGCCAAACTTATAA
- the cas5 gene encoding CRISPR-associated protein Cas5 → MDAVVFDLKGKVAHFRRPDTTATQLTYPFITPTAAKGLVGSILGKTDFVTNDQIGIQLLQPVRTSAQQLSLIGKDAGKSFNRPTTMELLVAPAYRLYYVGDEHVTELAEKLNSRQSVYHTYLGVAFALTFPELVTYETDVQTLNTADASNTENASSAANVAEDDVIETPAVVPTQLVRELILEEERYYSRAGGFMQDYLGERTFERSLAYIYEKDGRPISFRLNHKAEASCRVAYIGGKAICLV, encoded by the coding sequence ATGGATGCGGTAGTATTTGATCTAAAAGGAAAGGTGGCCCACTTTCGCCGTCCGGATACGACGGCGACACAGTTGACCTACCCGTTTATTACGCCGACCGCGGCAAAAGGGCTCGTCGGTAGCATTCTCGGAAAGACTGATTTTGTCACGAATGATCAGATCGGGATTCAATTACTCCAACCGGTGCGTACGTCCGCACAACAGCTGTCTCTGATCGGCAAAGATGCGGGAAAGAGTTTTAACCGACCAACGACGATGGAACTGCTCGTTGCGCCAGCGTATCGTTTGTATTACGTGGGTGACGAGCACGTGACGGAACTAGCGGAGAAGCTTAATAGCAGACAGTCCGTCTACCATACGTACTTAGGGGTAGCGTTTGCGTTGACATTCCCGGAACTTGTCACTTATGAAACAGACGTTCAGACGTTAAATACAGCAGACGCGTCTAACACGGAGAACGCGTCAAGTGCAGCCAACGTAGCAGAAGACGATGTGATCGAAACACCCGCCGTTGTACCGACTCAGCTCGTGCGGGAGCTTATTCTAGAGGAAGAGCGCTATTACAGTCGCGCAGGCGGTTTTATGCAAGATTATCTCGGCGAGCGAACGTTTGAACGCTCTCTCGCTTACATTTATGAAAAAGACGGGCGGCCGATTTCTTTCCGTTTAAACCATAAAGCCGAAGCTTCGTGCCGCGTCGCATACATTGGGGGCAAAGCGATATGTCTCGTATAG
- a CDS encoding Cas10/Cmr2 second palm domain-containing protein: MEQIDETGQAERCDVKQDRDYDLSKKYLFRSLKKKLESNNEANTPSAPIEITDELQDYQKGEDGKSYIGVIAIDGNKMGEMVSKITTFKELKRFSEAIDNLYSQAVSNALLTHAASVYSADTEGKLQKILVTPIVMAGDDICLIVEAEHAIELAKTIVENIKKLSLEKNRDREVLHELMDRDQQGEGLTACAGVAIVKYNYPFFEAVRTAEALCHRAKESMHKVRTEGSKAANASFIDWEIVQGQVDSDHTYEDYVRHGQYEERFHLKPLRIDQEEAAQDGVYSYGAFIRLVQKINEGQKEDKVGQKEKAISSSILEKIKRVIYSGWEQYELFFETNQTEGCERIVQIVQETFGEANSEYAALVAENEQ; this comes from the coding sequence GTGGAGCAGATTGACGAGACGGGACAAGCAGAACGGTGTGACGTTAAGCAAGATAGGGATTATGATCTGTCAAAGAAATATTTGTTCCGGTCTTTAAAGAAAAAACTAGAGTCCAACAACGAAGCGAACACACCAAGCGCTCCCATCGAAATAACGGACGAATTGCAAGACTATCAGAAAGGGGAAGACGGCAAAAGTTATATCGGTGTCATTGCGATCGACGGCAATAAAATGGGAGAAATGGTCAGCAAGATTACGACGTTTAAGGAACTAAAGCGGTTTAGTGAAGCGATCGATAATTTGTATAGTCAAGCAGTCAGTAATGCTTTACTGACTCATGCGGCATCTGTGTATAGCGCTGATACAGAGGGCAAATTGCAAAAAATACTTGTCACCCCGATTGTGATGGCAGGGGACGACATATGCCTCATCGTCGAAGCGGAACACGCAATTGAACTAGCCAAGACGATTGTTGAAAATATTAAAAAATTATCCCTCGAAAAGAACAGGGATCGGGAAGTATTACACGAATTAATGGACCGAGATCAACAAGGAGAGGGCTTAACCGCATGCGCGGGAGTAGCGATTGTTAAATACAACTATCCGTTTTTTGAGGCCGTTCGCACAGCAGAAGCATTGTGTCACCGTGCCAAAGAGTCGATGCACAAAGTCAGAACGGAAGGCAGTAAGGCCGCGAATGCGTCGTTTATCGATTGGGAGATTGTCCAAGGGCAAGTCGACAGTGATCATACATACGAGGACTACGTCAGACACGGGCAATATGAAGAGCGCTTTCACCTTAAACCTTTGCGAATTGATCAAGAGGAAGCGGCACAAGATGGCGTTTACAGTTACGGTGCTTTTATTCGGTTAGTGCAAAAAATTAATGAAGGGCAAAAGGAGGATAAGGTCGGGCAGAAGGAGAAAGCGATTAGTAGCTCCATCTTGGAAAAAATAAAGCGAGTCATTTATTCGGGGTGGGAGCAATACGAGCTGTTTTTTGAAACGAACCAGACGGAAGGTTGCGAGCGAATCGTTCAAATCGTGCAAGAGACCTTTGGCGAAGCGAACTCGGAGTATGCAGCTTTAGTCGCGGAAAACGAGCAATGA
- the cas10 gene encoding type III-B CRISPR-associated protein Cas10/Cmr2: MTATRQMAIFTIGPVQSFIASARKTEDLWSGSYVLSFLVERAIEALYAAGRNVEMIFPQVTKERIALDNKQNDANLNIASLPNRLTALIEGSPEEVAEVMGQTETIVRDAFKQFCSWAVKYVFPDREFQEALQSQAERQVDALLEVYWVLQPYVAETSFSEQQEELEVRLNALKSDKQFSQFTGAGITCSVCKERDALSMYAVNDSDRYGHMRKKLRDTWQQRSEEFHVPIEATVGENNDHARIKDNEFLCGVCLGKRVARDYFKKDYYKVSKPFASFPSTQDIGVKAQSYFAILKLDGDNMGKLFSGETLEQYRDVSRRLSHFAAKEVPKIVAKYEGVIVYAGGDDVLAFFPVDQVLDAANELRLAFGSDKQGVGREATASAGVVIGHKKAPLHHLLNEVRKLEGRAKEYKNRLTEKEKDALALAVHTHAGEIAETVVPWQSDGEETISQLKRMIDALEEELSTTFIYRFAQVFAPLVCSPDVPRIERKDMLEVEFGRLVRRSLKDGKTIADLDDFVKKAMRLHDVVPTTDDFFRLLKMLTFFQRKGVNRL; the protein is encoded by the coding sequence ATGACAGCAACACGCCAAATGGCGATTTTTACAATCGGACCAGTGCAGTCGTTCATTGCTTCGGCTCGCAAGACAGAAGATTTGTGGAGTGGCAGTTACGTCCTCTCCTTTCTCGTCGAACGGGCGATCGAAGCGCTTTACGCGGCGGGGCGCAATGTCGAGATGATCTTTCCGCAAGTGACTAAGGAAAGGATCGCACTCGATAACAAGCAGAACGACGCCAACTTAAACATTGCCTCCCTCCCTAACCGGTTGACGGCTCTCATTGAAGGCTCGCCGGAAGAAGTGGCTGAGGTGATGGGGCAGACGGAAACGATAGTGCGGGATGCCTTTAAACAGTTTTGTTCATGGGCGGTTAAATATGTGTTTCCCGATCGTGAATTTCAAGAAGCGTTACAGTCGCAAGCAGAAAGGCAAGTCGATGCATTACTTGAAGTGTATTGGGTCTTGCAGCCTTACGTTGCGGAAACTAGTTTTTCAGAACAGCAAGAAGAGCTAGAGGTGCGCCTCAATGCACTGAAAAGCGACAAGCAGTTTTCCCAGTTTACGGGGGCGGGCATCACTTGTTCCGTATGTAAAGAACGTGACGCGCTTTCGATGTACGCGGTAAACGACAGTGATCGCTACGGTCACATGAGAAAAAAACTGCGTGACACGTGGCAGCAGCGGAGTGAAGAATTCCACGTTCCTATAGAAGCGACAGTAGGAGAAAACAATGATCACGCGCGGATTAAAGATAATGAATTCTTATGCGGCGTATGTTTGGGCAAGCGCGTCGCTCGCGACTATTTTAAGAAGGACTACTACAAAGTCAGCAAACCGTTCGCTTCCTTCCCGTCGACACAAGACATTGGTGTAAAAGCGCAGTCGTATTTCGCTATTTTAAAATTGGACGGCGACAATATGGGGAAGTTGTTCTCCGGGGAAACGCTGGAGCAATACCGCGATGTAAGCAGACGATTGTCCCATTTTGCCGCGAAAGAGGTGCCAAAAATTGTCGCGAAGTATGAGGGAGTCATCGTCTACGCGGGGGGCGACGACGTGTTGGCATTTTTCCCCGTCGACCAAGTGCTCGATGCGGCGAATGAACTACGTCTCGCCTTCGGTAGTGACAAGCAAGGCGTCGGGCGGGAAGCGACGGCTTCTGCAGGGGTCGTCATCGGGCACAAAAAGGCGCCACTGCATCACTTGCTAAACGAAGTACGCAAACTAGAAGGTCGGGCGAAAGAGTACAAAAACCGATTGACCGAAAAAGAAAAAGACGCGCTCGCCCTCGCTGTACACACGCACGCAGGTGAAATAGCGGAGACGGTTGTGCCATGGCAATCAGATGGTGAAGAAACAATTTCGCAATTGAAGCGCATGATTGATGCATTGGAAGAAGAGCTCTCTACTACCTTCATCTATCGGTTTGCCCAAGTATTTGCGCCGCTTGTATGTTCGCCTGACGTCCCGCGCATTGAGCGTAAGGACATGCTGGAGGTAGAATTTGGGCGCTTAGTTCGCCGTTCACTTAAAGACGGTAAAACAATTGCCGATCTCGACGACTTCGTAAAGAAGGCGATGCGTCTGCACGATGTGGTACCTACTACGGATGATTTCTTTCGCTTGTTGAAGATGCTGACATTTTTCCAACGTAAAGGGGTGAATCGCTTGTGA
- a CDS encoding RAMP superfamily CRISPR-associated protein gives MNLALYEEGTALRTIDYTVSLVTPMAVHGADNRQMAEWRHSSFKGILRYWWRTLQFGKNKRGLILEEEELFGGTNGSDGESGKKSPITFMSTQQYTSRQKAIILPHKGKGKVPAVEQGHTVTFTLALAKRVPIDTVMQYKKIVNYTLLLASVGQRARRGFGAIQGQEHQFATIDNFRQTLYAALDDLGASYERQTSNTCLLRTAAGEDALDKRHDTLRTGGQVQVRQPYRPTTAAKMSEHPTLAAVWLGSGEKDAYAVLKKIGDASHRANGRGQSLGSAMGGRFASPLWCTVRKIGNLYYPVVNELHSQKVMSNWQRYQSDRDLFLRILGVDV, from the coding sequence ATGAATCTAGCCTTATACGAAGAGGGAACAGCGCTTCGTACGATTGACTACACCGTTTCGCTCGTGACGCCGATGGCAGTACACGGTGCCGACAACAGGCAAATGGCAGAATGGCGTCATTCTTCCTTCAAAGGAATTTTACGCTATTGGTGGCGGACGTTGCAGTTCGGTAAAAATAAGAGAGGGCTGATACTAGAAGAAGAAGAATTGTTCGGTGGGACGAACGGAAGTGATGGAGAAAGTGGTAAGAAGTCGCCCATCACATTTATGTCGACGCAACAGTACACATCTAGACAGAAAGCGATCATTCTACCACATAAAGGTAAAGGGAAGGTGCCAGCTGTAGAACAAGGACACACCGTCACTTTTACGCTGGCACTTGCGAAGCGAGTCCCAATCGACACTGTCATGCAGTACAAAAAAATCGTCAACTACACGCTTCTGCTTGCGAGTGTAGGGCAACGAGCGCGTCGTGGATTCGGGGCGATACAGGGGCAAGAGCACCAGTTTGCGACAATTGACAATTTCAGACAAACGCTATACGCAGCGCTCGACGATCTAGGTGCAAGTTACGAAAGACAAACAAGCAACACGTGCTTGTTGCGAACGGCGGCAGGGGAAGATGCCCTAGACAAAAGACATGATACCTTGCGTACAGGTGGACAAGTGCAGGTTAGGCAGCCGTACAGGCCGACGACTGCGGCTAAGATGAGTGAGCACCCAACGCTCGCAGCGGTGTGGCTTGGCAGTGGTGAAAAAGATGCCTACGCCGTCCTAAAAAAGATTGGGGACGCGTCGCACCGTGCCAATGGCCGTGGACAATCCCTCGGTTCCGCGATGGGGGGTCGCTTTGCTTCACCACTATGGTGTACCGTGCGCAAAATCGGTAATCTATATTACCCGGTCGTCAACGAATTGCATTCGCAAAAGGTCATGAGTAATTGGCAGCGATATCAAAGTGACCGCGATCTGTTTTTACGCATTTTGGGGGTAGACGTATGA
- the cmr5 gene encoding type III-B CRISPR module-associated protein Cmr5, with amino-acid sequence MTNVNESIAKIEGGRAAFAFDEVAQSVRDGRIDGKKYRAYVKKMPSLIQVNGLGQTLAFYFSKRKRSGEGKIYDEIYQSVAKWLEQKFPEYFREQPDREAYKLIKTVINLKSKDYRFVTMETLAFLNWMRKFADGMVTDDE; translated from the coding sequence ATGACGAACGTAAACGAATCGATCGCAAAAATCGAAGGTGGCCGGGCAGCATTTGCTTTTGACGAAGTGGCACAGTCGGTAAGGGATGGGCGGATCGACGGTAAGAAATATCGTGCCTATGTAAAAAAAATGCCCTCACTCATTCAAGTGAACGGACTCGGACAAACGTTAGCTTTTTACTTCTCTAAAAGAAAGAGGAGTGGCGAAGGAAAAATATACGATGAAATTTACCAGTCGGTGGCCAAGTGGCTGGAACAGAAGTTTCCAGAATACTTCCGAGAACAGCCGGATCGCGAAGCGTACAAGCTGATTAAAACTGTCATTAACCTCAAAAGTAAAGACTATCGTTTCGTGACGATGGAAACTCTTGCGTTCTTAAACTGGATGCGTAAGTTTGCCGACGGAATGGTCACGGACGATGAGTGA
- the cas6 gene encoding CRISPR-associated endoribonuclease Cas6: MRLHVVLEANKLTIPVQYEQIMQGVIYRSLSNPKLTSFLHDSGFQYNKRSFKMFTFSKLLGAGAYDRETRKLTFDGELKWQVSSALPAFIHDLGQALLLEPSLQLHQQDILVKEVTYRNPTITSATCKIKMLSPITVASTYVGQDGKKLTHFFAPDDLAFSHMVKENLLRKYTAFTGETRTDDFVIRPLSVSRQHKVVTKFKGTIINAWGGIYEVQSTPRMLTFAHQVGLGSRNSAGFGLFELLA, encoded by the coding sequence ATGCGACTACACGTTGTTCTCGAAGCTAATAAGCTCACGATTCCGGTGCAATACGAGCAAATTATGCAGGGCGTCATTTATCGTTCCTTATCCAATCCGAAGTTGACGTCATTTTTGCACGATAGTGGCTTCCAGTACAATAAGCGGTCGTTCAAAATGTTTACTTTTTCAAAGCTGCTGGGAGCGGGGGCCTATGACCGGGAAACGCGCAAATTGACGTTTGACGGAGAATTGAAGTGGCAAGTGAGTTCGGCACTGCCTGCGTTCATTCACGACTTAGGACAAGCATTATTGCTGGAACCGTCTCTTCAATTGCACCAACAAGATATATTGGTTAAAGAAGTAACCTATCGCAATCCAACTATTACATCCGCAACGTGCAAGATAAAAATGTTGTCGCCAATTACTGTTGCGAGTACGTATGTTGGGCAGGATGGCAAGAAGTTGACCCATTTCTTTGCACCGGATGACCTCGCCTTTTCACATATGGTGAAGGAAAATCTACTACGCAAATATACAGCATTTACCGGGGAGACACGTACAGACGACTTTGTCATTCGTCCGCTTTCGGTTTCGCGCCAACATAAAGTCGTTACCAAATTTAAGGGGACGATTATTAACGCGTGGGGCGGGATATACGAAGTACAGTCGACTCCGAGAATGCTAACCTTTGCGCACCAAGTTGGTCTTGGTAGTAGGAACTCGGCCGGCTTCGGCCTGTTCGAGTTACTCGCTTGA